The following nucleotide sequence is from Gammaproteobacteria bacterium.
ATGGGAGTGGTGGACACGCTTTCATGCCAAAGGTTATTACCCATTTAACAATAAACTACAGCCACAGATTAATTCAGATGCTGGCGTAGAAGCATTAACTGAATTACTTGAGACAACAAACTATTTATACCCTCAATCAAAGACCAATGGGTTATTTGAAAACTGGGAAGCCTTTGCAGAAGGTAATATGTTTTGCAATATAGGCTGGGGTGGCACACAAAAATATTTAAATGGACCTAAGTCTAAAATCAAAGATAATCTAGCTTTTGGTCCCGCACCTGGCGGTATTGTGAATAACGAGTTATTGCATACGCCGTATTTCAATTGGGGTTGGAACTACACAGTTTCAAGCTTAACAAAAGAACCAGAAATTGCTTATTTATTTACGCTTTTCGCATGCAGCCCCAAAATGTCCACAGAGGCAGTTAAATTTGCTGATGGTTACTTTGATCCATTCCGCAGTGAACATTATTCAGATAGCGAAATTCAAGAAACCTATTCTGAGCCATTTTTAGCCGCACATAAATTTAGTATGGAAAACAGCATTCCTGATCTCTACCTTACTGGACAAGGTGAGTATTGGGATATTCTAAAAGAAAATATTGATCTAGCGAACCGTAGCACCTTAACCCCCAAGCTTGCACTGGACACCACTGCTAAAGCTTGGAATCAGATTAGTGCACGTTATGGAGTTAAAGCTCAACTGGAACAATGGCAATTTCTAAAAAGCAAATATCCAGAAAATATACGCAAAAAGTTGATATAAATTTCTCTGAAAAAAATAACTATAATGCTAATTAATTATAATTAGCATTATTTTTGAATGCTGTGCTCACGTTGATGACGCTTTAATTTATTATCTGTTTTCAAACAAATGGGCCGCTCATGGGTGATCCGAACCTTTTTCATATTCGTCTAACTCGATCACATTACTATCAGGATCACGAATAAAAACGGCTGACATTCCTTTAAAACTAAATGAACCGGTTTCTGCTATGTTATTTTCTTTTAAAAATTCTTTAGCTACATTGAGTGAATTTACTGTCAATGCAATATGTGTATAGCCTGGGTACTTTTCATCAACATCCATGAGAATGTTATTTTGGTTTTGTGTGGTCGCAAGACCTAATAAATTCAGCACCACACCACTTGGGTGCTTCATGATGATTGGGTGGCCATCGTCGAAACCAAAATCAACTAATGCTTCAAAACCTAAGTTTTCATAAAATTTTACAGATTTGACTCTATCTTTTATTCGAATACCAATATGATTGACTGATTCTATATTGAGCATAAATTTGTTCCTTTAAATTACTTTTGGCCAAACACAATCATCCAAGACTCACTCATTATAAGCACAAGTCTATTTATCTAAAGTGTGCTGAAATTCTCTTCACTAAATAATAGAACAATTCACCATCCTCTCAGGTGTAAATACTTCTTTATTACCGAATAAAGCTACAGCAATAGTCAGTCGTTTCAACTATTTTCAGCTGAAACTTTGATTTGGCTGGAACTTCAAAAGTTTCGCCGCCATGTATCATTTTCCATTTACTATTGGGCAAAAGAACCCCTAACTTTCCAGAAATAATCTCCATCTGCTCTTTATCATCTGTATTAAACTCATATTCACCTGGCAGCATAATTCCCAATGTTTTGAGGGAGCCATCTTGAAAGACTACTGAGCGGCTTGTTACTTTCCCATCAAAATAGATATTTGCCTCACGAACTACCGACACATTTTCAAATTCAGACATGTTTCAAATTCCTTTAGTATTTTTTTGTTTTATTTAGTGTTAGATAGAAGCTTGCACGCATCGTAGCAGCCCGTAATCATAAACACCTTCCAATGCCTCAAAGACAGGTTTTAAACGTTTTTCTTTATCCTCTCCAAATGATTCAATAGCAAAGACGATTTCATCGTATTTTTGCTCATCTAATTCAAGCACCTCTTTGACGTCTAACAAACCTGTTTCAATTGCAGCGGATAAATGTGTGTACACCGTTGTGCTGGTTAACTGACGTTCCTTAGTGATCTGATCTATGCTTTTACCTTGCTGATAAAGCATCAGTGTTTCATTTACCGTTTGCGACAAATTGTTATCTAATAACTCTGACAGAGGGTATTTCGATATCTCTTTAATAAATTGTTTTCCAAAACGTGTAAGTTTCTGCTCACCCACACCAGTAATATCACTCATAGCACTTAATGTCAGCGGACGTTCTTTTAACATTTCTTGCAATGTTGAATCATGGAATATTACATAAGGAGGCACACCCGCTTTTTCTGCTAGCGACATTCTGAGAGAGCGTAATGCATCCCACAATGCTTCGTCTTGGGGTCGAACGGTCTGCTTTCCTTTTTTGCCCGAAACTTGCTTTTCTTGTTTTTCCATCTTGCGCAACTGCAAGCTCAGTTCGCCACGTAACAATGGTCTACATTTCTCGGTTAATCGCAATGCACCATGTCGCTCAATATCAATTTCTAAATACCCTAGCGCAATCAATTGACGCATCATCACGCGCCATTCAGCAGTGGAGAACTCTTTACCTATTCCATAAGTGCTCAGTTGATCATGCCCATTGCGTTGAATACGGTCATTTTCTTTACCAAGTAAGATTTCTACAATGTAATTCACACCAAAACGTTGTTCAGTGCGATACACACAAGATAATGCCATTTGCGTAGCTTCCGTCGCCTCCCACTTTTGAGGAGGATGCAGACAGTTATCACAGTTGCCACATATTGCACTTACTGCTTCATCAAAATATTCCAATAATGCCTGCCGACGACAACTGACTAACTCACACAAACCTAACATTGCTTCCAGCTTATGATACTCTACCCGTTTATGAGTATCGTTAGCATTCGAATTTTGGCTGAACTGCCGTAAGGTAATAACATCTTTCAAGCCATATGCCATCCACGCATTGGCTGGCAAACCATCCCTGCCTGCACGCCCGGTTTCTTGATAGTAGGCTTCAATGCTCTTGGGTAGATTAAGATGTGCAACAAAACGAACATCCGGTTTATCAATACCCATTCCAAACGCAATCGTTGCAACAATAATCACTCCTTCTTCTCGCAAGAAGCGGCGTTGGTTCTCTTGTCGCACCTCGCTAGATAAGCCTGCATGGTATGGCAATGCCACTCTGCCTTGATCTGTTAACCATTCCGCAACAGAATCTACTTTTTTACGTGATAAACAATAGACAATACCTGCATCATCTGCATGATTCTGCGAAAGGAAGGTCCACAAACGCTGTTTAGTGTTCGCACCATCATTTATCGCATAATGAATATTGGGTCGATCAAAACTGTCGATAAAGATTTTGGCTTGTTCTAATTGCAGTTGTGAAATAATCTCTTCACGGGTGCGCTGATCGGCAGTAGCGGTTAAGGCAATTCTGGGCACATCAGGATAGCGAGTATGAATGGATTTCAGGCGTTGGTATTCAGGCCTAAAGTCATGTCCCCATTGCGACACACAATGTGCCTCATCAATAGCAAACAAAGACAATCGGGCATTATCCAACAGTCTCATCATTCTTTCGGTTAATAAACGCTCAGGTGCAACATAGAGAATATCCAACTCACCGTTGACTAATTCTTGCTCAACTGCGGTAGCGTCATGATATCCAAGACTTGAATTCAAATATGCCGCCTTCACACCTAGCTGTTTAAGCGCATCCACCTGATCTTGCATTAAGGCTATCAGCGGTGACACCACAATACCCGTTCCATCGCGCACTAATGCTGGAATTTGATAACACAGTGATTTACCCCCACCGGTAGGCATTAATACCAATGCATCTTCACCTTGCAGCAAGGCATCGATAATATTCTCTTGAGAAGGGCGATATTCTTGAAAACCAAAAGTGGTTTTTAAAATTTCGTGGGCACGCTGCAACAAAGTGGAAAGAGTCTTATCAAATAATTGGAAAAGCATTATGACTGATAAGCGAGATAAGTTGAATTTTATTAACAAGTGCGATGTTGATCAAAATATGACTGTATAATAATCGATACAAGACCGCACCAAACTTATCCGCGTTCAGCTATGAAAAACCGAGAACCTGAAAAACTTATAAAAAAACATGAGAAGTTGACTCATACCGATATGATGAAAGTTGATTCACATGTGCAAAGAGAAAGTGATGGATGGTTTCTGAATACCTTAATGATCGATGGCTGTGATGCACCTTTTAAATACAAGCGCAAAAAAAAATACAAAAATCTACAAGGTCAGCGAGTAAACCTCACTTATTATGCAAATAGTGAAAATGTAGCCGGCATGGAAATGGAAATAATGACCGTTGTAAGAATAAAAGTGTCGTAGAATACACCAATGAAACTACTTGTCCGAAACCTTGCACGCACCACCACAGAAGCCAAACTTAGAGAAATGTTTGAAGTTTATGGCACCCTACAATCTTGCTCGCTAATAATAGATGAGGAGACAGGCACTTCTAAAGGATTTGGCTTTGTAGAAATGCCAAAAATGGGTGAAGCCAAAGCAGCTATGGTAAATCTTAATTATACCGATGTAGATGGAAGTAGAATTCGGGTGAAAAAAGCCAATTAGATTTAATGAATTTAAAGATTAGTAGAAAAAGACTCCGACCTCTTTTTATTATTGATTGAAATATGAATTACCATCAAGATCCTTAAAACAAGGAAAGAATTCACCAATAAAGCGCATCATTTCTTCTTCGTCTTCATTGCTGTCCATATAACTTCTCCAATCGCTCTCTATCATGCATTGTTTAATCTGCTGCTTCACTGCATCTAAGCATTCGTCATTTTCGCCACAATCTTCATTTAATTGATATTCCATAGTCTTCATAAATGCAAATTCTTCTACCTTTTCCGAAGAACAGCCACCGGTAAGTAATAAGGTGAAAATAATTGCGTTTCTCATAATCAATTTGTCCTAACAATACTTATTAACTCATCCGCTAGAATTGCAGAGCTAAAATAGTACCCTTGGCCATTTTTTATACCATAGTCTTTTGCAATTCCGAACACTTCTTCACTTTCAATACCTTCTGCAGTAGTGGTTAACTTCAATTGTTGAGCAATTTCTTTTGCATGCTGAATGATAGCCCTGCTGTCCTCATCTGTTGCAGCATTGACCATAAAGGATTGATCGATTTTTAATTCATCAAAAGGCAATCTCTTTAAATATTCTAATGATGCATGCTTAGTTCCATAATCATCCAAACTAAATGATAACCCTAATTTTTTATATGCAAGCATTGAACCACGAATTTCATCAACATTATCGATACTAGACGTTTCAGTTAGCTCTATTTTGAGCATTCTCGGAAGCCAAGAATGTTTTTTGATCAGCGATTTTAACGCTTGCTGAAAATCTTTATTCAAGAATCCATGCGCAGTAATATTCATTGCAATGGGTAGATTAATGTCTTTTTCATTCCATTCAATCAACAAATTACTTACATTTTTAAGTAACCAAAGATTTATTTCGTAAATGAGACCTGTTTTTTCTGCATATGGAATAAACCTACCTGGATCCAATAACCCGTAGTTAGGATGTTGCCAACGAATTAAGGCTTCTGCTGAGATGAGATTTTTATCGCTTAAACGTACTTGAGGCTGGTATAAGATCGTTAATTGCTCTTCTTGAATGGCACGCTGCAGCATGCCAATAATTTGAATGTCTTCTAAGTGCTCATCTGCAGTTTCAGAGTTATACATGACTACGGACTCACCGCTCTTTTCTGCTGCTATGAGTGAGTTTCTGGCTTTTTCTATTAGTTCTATACTGTTTTGAGCATTTTTAGGGTATACCGACACACCAATAGAAACTCCCACGTCCGTAGGCTTACCTTCCACTGCAAGCGGTACTTGTACGGATTCCGCTATGTTCTTAGCAATAGCATGAATATGGTCTTGATCAGTAACTGGATTTATTAACACTGCAAATTCATCACCGCCCAAACGTGCGATTAAATCTGTTTTCCTTAAGGAAGCGCGTATACGACTCGATATTTCTTGCAATATTGCATCACCCACAAAATAGCCTAATGTTTCATTAATGACTTTAAAACGATTTAAACCGATGATGAGCAATGCTAATTCGTCATCTTCTCTGCGGGAGACATTGAGTGTTTTCTCTAATTGTTCATTAAAAAAGGTTAAGTTAGACAAACCGGTTAAATCATCATGTGTGGCATAGTAATGCTCTAATGTCTCTGACTTTGTTAGGTTAACGGCAAGCTCAAAGCTTGATTTGGCTGTCAGCCTAATAAAGACCGCAGTAATGTATGCACTAAATGCTAAAAAATAATGAACTGGCTCTAATGGGCTGGTAAGAATTAGAAGTAGAAATGCTACAAAGAGAGCGATTAAAACAAAGGCCACAAGAATGAGCCCATTTAAAGTTTTATTATCTTCTTGAAGATCTTTTACCTGCAGAAGTCTTTGCGTGGCGTAGATAATAATTAAAATTGCTGCGCACACCACAACGGACAAAGCATAATTTTGCCAGTTGTGCATAACGTTCATTATGTGTTTGTTTTAAGCCTCGTGGATTCCGCCTTTCGTTAATGCAGCCGGGTCTAAGAGTTTCTTAATTTTCTCATCACTCAAATCAGTCATTTCTTTGGCCACATCAAATACTGGTCTTCCAGACTTGTAGGCTTCTTTAGCTATTGCCGCACCTTTTTCATAACCAATGACTCGGTTCATTGCAGTTACTAAAATAGGATTCTTAGAAAGTGCATCATTTAAATTATCTTCATTAACTGTAAAGCCTTTAATGGCTTTGTCTGCTAACACCTTACAAGAATTGCTTAATAGCTGAATGCTTTGCAAAAGGTTAAAGCCAATGACAGGCAACATTACGTTTAATTGAAAAATACCCGACTGACCCGCCATGGTGATAGTGGTGTCGTTACCAATGACTTGTGTGCTTACCATAGCTACCGCTTCAGGTATTACTGGGTTTACTTTACCTGGCATGATACTGCTTCCAGGTTGCAATGCAGGCAGCGCAATTTCACCCAAGCCTGCTAATGGTCCCGAGTTCATCCAACGTAGGTCGTTAGAAATTTTCATCAAGCTCACTGCCAATGCTTTTAGCTGACCACTCATTTCTACAGCAGAGTCTTGTGTTGCTAACCCTTCGAATTTATTCGCTTTGGATGAAAATTTTACGTTAGTTAACT
It contains:
- a CDS encoding RNA-binding protein encodes the protein MKLLVRNLARTTTEAKLREMFEVYGTLQSCSLIIDEETGTSKGFGFVEMPKMGEAKAAMVNLNYTDVDGSRIRVKKAN
- a CDS encoding EAL domain-containing protein — encoded protein: MNVMHNWQNYALSVVVCAAILIIIYATQRLLQVKDLQEDNKTLNGLILVAFVLIALFVAFLLLILTSPLEPVHYFLAFSAYITAVFIRLTAKSSFELAVNLTKSETLEHYYATHDDLTGLSNLTFFNEQLEKTLNVSRREDDELALLIIGLNRFKVINETLGYFVGDAILQEISSRIRASLRKTDLIARLGGDEFAVLINPVTDQDHIHAIAKNIAESVQVPLAVEGKPTDVGVSIGVSVYPKNAQNSIELIEKARNSLIAAEKSGESVVMYNSETADEHLEDIQIIGMLQRAIQEEQLTILYQPQVRLSDKNLISAEALIRWQHPNYGLLDPGRFIPYAEKTGLIYEINLWLLKNVSNLLIEWNEKDINLPIAMNITAHGFLNKDFQQALKSLIKKHSWLPRMLKIELTETSSIDNVDEIRGSMLAYKKLGLSFSLDDYGTKHASLEYLKRLPFDELKIDQSFMVNAATDEDSRAIIQHAKEIAQQLKLTTTAEGIESEEVFGIAKDYGIKNGQGYYFSSAILADELISIVRTN
- a CDS encoding extracellular solute-binding protein, with protein sequence MQIIKGNNMKYQFSNSRRKLLIKASSAAIASQISATSLFAKPNQAQFTLNNLDEQIIKQAKKLTEGKSVTLSILQPQGSLGNVKPVGDIFSKLTNISINYIESSLDEINAKILAQSLSNEISFDIALPATFGLPDLIEAGSIRDLDEFVDSYEPTNFYHDMLYPTGDFYKNKFYGYQTDGDTYLMFYNKAWLEDKTEQNNFKKEYGYPLAVPKTWEQLDQMTRFFHRPDENMYGGALFRNKDYIAWEWWTRFHAKGYYPFNNKLQPQINSDAGVEALTELLETTNYLYPQSKTNGLFENWEAFAEGNMFCNIGWGGTQKYLNGPKSKIKDNLAFGPAPGGIVNNELLHTPYFNWGWNYTVSSLTKEPEIAYLFTLFACSPKMSTEAVKFADGYFDPFRSEHYSDSEIQETYSEPFLAAHKFSMENSIPDLYLTGQGEYWDILKENIDLANRSTLTPKLALDTTAKAWNQISARYGVKAQLEQWQFLKSKYPENIRKKLI
- a CDS encoding VOC family protein, translated to MLNIESVNHIGIRIKDRVKSVKFYENLGFEALVDFGFDDGHPIIMKHPSGVVLNLLGLATTQNQNNILMDVDEKYPGYTHIALTVNSLNVAKEFLKENNIAETGSFSFKGMSAVFIRDPDSNVIELDEYEKGSDHP
- the recQ gene encoding DNA helicase RecQ — its product is MQRAHEILKTTFGFQEYRPSQENIIDALLQGEDALVLMPTGGGKSLCYQIPALVRDGTGIVVSPLIALMQDQVDALKQLGVKAAYLNSSLGYHDATAVEQELVNGELDILYVAPERLLTERMMRLLDNARLSLFAIDEAHCVSQWGHDFRPEYQRLKSIHTRYPDVPRIALTATADQRTREEIISQLQLEQAKIFIDSFDRPNIHYAINDGANTKQRLWTFLSQNHADDAGIVYCLSRKKVDSVAEWLTDQGRVALPYHAGLSSEVRQENQRRFLREEGVIIVATIAFGMGIDKPDVRFVAHLNLPKSIEAYYQETGRAGRDGLPANAWMAYGLKDVITLRQFSQNSNANDTHKRVEYHKLEAMLGLCELVSCRRQALLEYFDEAVSAICGNCDNCLHPPQKWEATEATQMALSCVYRTEQRFGVNYIVEILLGKENDRIQRNGHDQLSTYGIGKEFSTAEWRVMMRQLIALGYLEIDIERHGALRLTEKCRPLLRGELSLQLRKMEKQEKQVSGKKGKQTVRPQDEALWDALRSLRMSLAEKAGVPPYVIFHDSTLQEMLKERPLTLSAMSDITGVGEQKLTRFGKQFIKEISKYPLSELLDNNLSQTVNETLMLYQQGKSIDQITKERQLTSTTVYTHLSAAIETGLLDVKEVLELDEQKYDEIVFAIESFGEDKEKRLKPVFEALEGVYDYGLLRCVQASI
- a CDS encoding DUF1255 family protein, translating into MSEFENVSVVREANIYFDGKVTSRSVVFQDGSLKTLGIMLPGEYEFNTDDKEQMEIISGKLGVLLPNSKWKMIHGGETFEVPAKSKFQLKIVETTDYCCSFIR